In Periplaneta americana isolate PAMFEO1 chromosome 4, P.americana_PAMFEO1_priV1, whole genome shotgun sequence, one DNA window encodes the following:
- the LOC138697832 gene encoding solute carrier family 25 member 44, whose translation MTTTAVESPQFIRTIEWDMMDKSKFFPLSMLSSFSVRCVLYPLTVIKTRLQVQRHDQMYKGMIDAWSKIYRYEGASGLYRGFWVSTFQIVSGVFYISTYEGVRHVLTRYDADTRVKSLVAGGCASLVGQTIVVPFDVLSQHMMVLGVVNCGKNNNMVLNPLGISLDPARSRFQMTTDITRQIYMRDGARGFYRGYVASLCTYVPNSALWWAFYDLYQDHLHTVFPSWVSHLFIQCMAGTLGGFTTTLITNPLDIIRARLQVQRLDSMQKTFHILWTEERLRMFTKGLSARLVQSACFSFAIILGYETIKRVSVIEEYRDYVRW comes from the exons ATGACAACAACTGCTGTGGAGTCCCCGCAGTTCATTCGAACAATTGAATGGGATATGATGGACAAAAGCAAGTTCTTTCCCTTGAGTATGCTGAGTTCATTCTCTGTGCGATGTGTTCTATATCCATTAACTGTTATTAAGACAAGATTGCAAGTGCAAAGACATGATCAAATGTATAAGG GTATGATTGATGCATGGAGTAAGATTTACCGGTATGAAGGAGCATCAGGACTGTATCGTGGTTTTTGGGTGAGCACGTTCCAAATAGTGTCAGGAGTATTCTACATTTCAACATATGAAGGTGTAAGACACGTGTTAACCCGTTATGATGCTGATACAAGAGTGAAGTCTCTTGTTGCTGGAGGCTGTGCATCACTTGTTGGGCAGACTATTGTCGTCCCTTTTGATGTACTAAGTCAACATATGATGGTTCTTGGAGTTGTTAATTGTGGAAAAAATAACAAC atGGTATTAAATCCACTGGGCATATCACTTGATCCAGCCCGATCACGCTTCCAAATGACCACAGATATTACACGACAGATATATATGCGTGATGGTGCTCGTGGTTTCTACAGGGGTTATGTTGCTTCATTATGCACCTATGTTCCAAATTCTGCCCTGTGGTGGGCCTTCTATGATCTCTATCAAG ATCATTTGCATACAGTATTTCCCAGCTGGGTATCACATTTATTTATCCAGTGTATGGCTGGAACTCTTGGTGGCTTTACTACAACATTAATTACCAACCCACTGGATATTATAAGAGCAAGATTGCAG GTTCAACGTTTAGACTCAATGCAGAAGACATTCCACATCCTGTGGACAGAAGAAAGATTACGGATGTTCACCAAGGGTCTTTCAGCACGTCTAGTACAATCAGCATGTTTCAGCTTTGCCATCATTTTGGGATATGAGACTATCAAACGAGTGAGCGTAATTGAGGAGTATCGTGATTATGTACGCTGGTAG